One window of the Microvirga mediterraneensis genome contains the following:
- a CDS encoding ABC transporter ATP-binding protein — protein sequence MALINLENVTMEFPVQAWKSDRRRSSKEEKPIGGQLSSGQSGHMVVRALDRVSLSLGAGDRLALLGHNGAGKTTLLRVMAKLFIPTHGRVTIQGRVAPLLNLGFGMDMDSTGYDNIFIRGLFLGMSKAELKKKADAISEFSELGEFLDLPMRTYSSGMRARLAFAISTHVETDILLLDEAVATGDARFLRKANEKLESFARESKLLVLASHSNQILRDLCNKAVLLEHGRIKAFGDLEEVIETYSASAGVDPSHG from the coding sequence ATGGCGCTAATCAACCTAGAAAATGTGACGATGGAATTCCCGGTTCAGGCCTGGAAGTCCGACAGGAGACGCTCATCTAAGGAGGAAAAGCCCATCGGCGGGCAACTGTCGTCAGGACAGTCGGGGCATATGGTGGTGCGTGCCCTCGATCGGGTGTCGCTCAGTTTGGGAGCAGGCGACCGATTGGCCCTGCTGGGTCACAATGGGGCGGGCAAGACCACACTTCTGCGCGTGATGGCCAAGCTTTTTATACCTACCCATGGACGAGTAACGATTCAGGGACGCGTTGCGCCTTTGCTAAATCTCGGCTTCGGCATGGATATGGATTCGACCGGTTACGACAACATCTTCATTCGCGGCCTCTTTTTGGGGATGAGCAAGGCAGAGCTGAAGAAAAAGGCCGATGCCATTTCTGAGTTCAGCGAACTCGGAGAGTTTCTCGACCTGCCCATGCGCACCTACTCCTCCGGCATGCGGGCGCGCTTGGCTTTTGCGATCTCAACCCATGTCGAGACGGACATCCTGCTACTGGACGAGGCCGTGGCAACCGGCGATGCTCGCTTCCTGAGAAAAGCCAACGAGAAATTGGAGAGCTTCGCGCGGGAATCCAAGCTTCTTGTCCTGGCTTCGCACTCCAACCAGATTCTGCGGGACCTCTGCAATAAAGCAGTTCTCCTGGAGCATGGTCGCATCAAAGCATTCGGAGATCTTGAGGAGGTGATCGAAACCTATTCCGCCTCTGCGGGTGTCGACCCCAGCCATGGATGA
- a CDS encoding glycosyltransferase gives MTQDTLHSSSQEADTGGGGNAASLHEQLERQREEITELQATISRLQAEIKGLRGSLSWMVTRPLRTLARGLPGVAALVRRTIDRSRDVLVVILPKRTVRVLFDNRWEVRDDLVEQISAYGKSVAGGRKIVLYTAIFGEYDNLLLPERIDPDVDYVCFTDRPRNGYGVWQMRASPFYHPDPTRIARWVKTHPHELFPGHEVAIWLDANIILKGDIHRYIGLVAGKDAHLGLIAHPHRACFYDEAEACKRLNKDAAKLIDRQVEEYRKAGLPLKQPLFETGFMIVPLNRQETSAALHLWWQQIERYSRRDQLGLAWVSYRCPDLDIVSVLPQGASVRDHEDFRYFRHSFAQALMVPEGLLKLGTLADPLANRSFAEVKNQRLQSLAEVPIDVVVCVHNALEDVRLCLESAWACLLPSHRIFIVNDCSDEETSSYLREFVEGRESVILLNNNQNLGYTRSANRGLAAGTADFRILLNSDTIVSPNWALKLLEVANRSPRIGIVGPLSNAAGAQSIPQIKPKGKNTAINLLPPGMSPSDLDLACETWSDADLAPRVPLIHGFCFGIKKEVIESIGFFDDENFKLFYGEENDYCFRALAAGFELSVATNTFVYHRKSRSIDEEKRVVHMAEAWKRLRELHGTDKILVAYRQVERHPMLERMRKKAEHNPHSSRNGRPS, from the coding sequence ATGACCCAAGACACCCTGCATTCATCATCTCAGGAAGCCGATACTGGTGGAGGAGGGAATGCTGCCTCGCTGCATGAGCAACTGGAGCGGCAAAGGGAGGAAATCACTGAACTTCAAGCGACCATCAGTCGCTTGCAAGCCGAGATCAAGGGACTCCGTGGATCCTTATCCTGGATGGTAACGCGTCCATTGCGCACCTTGGCACGCGGCCTTCCCGGCGTAGCCGCCCTGGTTCGACGTACTATAGACCGATCCAGGGATGTTTTGGTCGTCATATTGCCGAAACGAACTGTGCGGGTTTTGTTCGACAATCGCTGGGAGGTCCGAGACGACTTAGTGGAGCAGATTTCCGCCTATGGAAAGTCCGTAGCAGGCGGGCGGAAGATTGTTCTCTACACGGCGATTTTCGGAGAATACGATAACCTGCTCCTCCCGGAGCGCATCGATCCCGATGTCGATTATGTGTGCTTCACGGATCGGCCGCGGAATGGTTATGGCGTCTGGCAGATGCGCGCCTCACCGTTCTATCATCCCGATCCGACGCGGATTGCCCGCTGGGTTAAGACCCACCCGCATGAGCTGTTCCCAGGTCATGAGGTTGCCATTTGGCTCGACGCCAACATCATCCTGAAGGGCGATATTCATCGCTACATCGGACTGGTTGCGGGCAAGGATGCCCATCTCGGCCTCATCGCTCATCCGCATCGCGCATGCTTTTACGACGAGGCTGAAGCCTGCAAGCGCCTCAACAAGGATGCCGCGAAGCTCATCGACAGGCAGGTCGAGGAATACAGAAAGGCTGGATTGCCCCTCAAGCAGCCTCTGTTCGAAACCGGCTTCATGATCGTTCCGCTGAATAGACAGGAAACCTCCGCCGCTCTTCACCTATGGTGGCAACAGATTGAACGGTACAGTCGTCGGGATCAGCTTGGTCTGGCGTGGGTGAGTTATCGCTGTCCCGATCTCGACATTGTTTCGGTGCTGCCGCAGGGAGCCTCGGTGAGGGATCACGAGGATTTCCGATATTTTCGGCACAGCTTCGCACAGGCCTTGATGGTCCCGGAAGGGCTCCTGAAATTGGGCACGCTTGCAGATCCCCTGGCGAACCGCTCTTTTGCCGAAGTGAAGAACCAGCGGCTTCAGTCCTTGGCCGAGGTTCCTATCGACGTTGTCGTATGCGTTCATAACGCGTTGGAAGATGTCCGCCTCTGCCTCGAGTCCGCTTGGGCGTGCCTGCTGCCCAGTCACAGGATCTTCATCGTCAATGATTGTTCCGATGAGGAGACGTCGTCCTATTTGCGTGAGTTCGTTGAGGGCAGGGAGTCGGTCATCCTACTCAACAACAACCAGAACCTGGGCTATACGCGATCGGCAAACCGGGGCCTTGCCGCCGGAACCGCGGATTTTCGCATTCTCCTGAACAGTGACACCATTGTCAGCCCCAACTGGGCTCTGAAGCTTCTCGAGGTGGCTAACAGAAGCCCAAGGATCGGCATCGTTGGGCCGCTTTCGAATGCCGCAGGGGCACAATCCATTCCCCAGATCAAGCCGAAGGGTAAGAACACGGCAATCAACCTGTTGCCGCCAGGAATGTCACCCTCCGATCTCGATCTGGCCTGCGAGACTTGGAGCGATGCCGATCTCGCGCCCCGCGTACCGCTGATCCATGGCTTCTGCTTCGGCATCAAGAAGGAGGTCATCGAATCCATCGGCTTCTTCGACGATGAGAACTTCAAGCTCTTCTACGGTGAGGAAAACGACTACTGTTTCCGAGCCCTGGCTGCTGGATTTGAACTTTCCGTTGCGACCAACACCTTCGTCTACCATCGCAAGTCGCGGAGCATCGATGAGGAGAAGCGGGTGGTCCACATGGCTGAAGCCTGGAAACGTCTGCGGGAGCTCCACGGTACGGACAAGATCTTGGTGGCCTACCGGCAAGTGGAGAGGCACCCCATGCTGGAGCGGATGCGCAAGAAGGCAGAGCACAATCCTCACTCATCGCGGAATGGACGACCGAGTTAA
- the rfbC gene encoding dTDP-4-dehydrorhamnose 3,5-epimerase — translation MVFEERYDVLTVEPTAIPDVKIITPDRFGDHRGFFSETYNRQRFAEAGITIDFVQDNHSMSAAVGTVRGLHFQSAPFAQDKLIRVVRGRILDVAVDIRTSSPTYGKHVAVELSAENGRQLLIPIGFAHGFCTLEPNTEIQYKVSNFYSAANDHGVLWSDPVLAIAWPVASEQATISDKDRRQPILAELPSYFS, via the coding sequence ATGGTGTTTGAGGAGAGATACGACGTGTTAACAGTGGAGCCGACCGCGATCCCCGACGTGAAAATAATTACGCCTGATCGTTTCGGCGACCATCGCGGATTTTTCTCGGAAACCTACAATAGGCAGCGTTTTGCAGAGGCCGGCATCACGATCGACTTCGTGCAGGACAACCATTCAATGTCGGCTGCAGTTGGCACAGTGCGCGGCCTGCACTTCCAGAGCGCTCCATTCGCTCAAGACAAACTGATCCGCGTCGTTCGAGGGCGCATTCTAGATGTGGCTGTTGATATTCGCACATCGTCTCCGACTTACGGGAAGCACGTGGCTGTTGAACTATCGGCCGAGAATGGACGTCAGCTCCTCATTCCGATTGGGTTTGCGCACGGATTCTGTACTCTCGAACCAAACACCGAAATCCAGTACAAGGTTTCTAACTTCTACTCCGCTGCTAATGATCATGGAGTTCTCTGGAGCGATCCTGTTTTGGCCATAGCTTGGCCAGTTGCATCCGAGCAGGCAACGATTTCCGATAAGGATCGTCGACAGCCGATCTTGGCGGAGTTGCCAAGTTACTTCTCGTAA
- a CDS encoding ABC transporter permease — MLQVDSPSADNGFKEAKSRTVGSQVLEVLREVRDGWRWRELWMTLGWREVQMRHRRSEIGPFWNTLSLAFVAICIGGLYGGIMERPMSDYIPHLVAGYMIWTLLQALVSEGKDAFVSNAAAIREIAVPGTVYVYKLLWKNLIILGYNSLVYVAVLILYQVSPFPNILLVLPALALVLVNGIWVGLLLGLINVRYRDFGQLIPNAMRLGFFVTPILWYPDSVSGIRRIFVDFNPFYYFIELMRTPLLGQAPTSLIWIVAIGITAVGWGITLPIYAHWRQRIAFWV, encoded by the coding sequence GTGTTGCAGGTTGATAGCCCCAGCGCGGACAACGGATTCAAGGAAGCGAAGTCGAGAACGGTCGGTTCGCAAGTGCTGGAGGTACTGCGCGAGGTTCGAGATGGTTGGCGTTGGCGCGAACTTTGGATGACGCTAGGTTGGCGTGAGGTCCAGATGCGCCACCGTCGTTCGGAGATCGGGCCGTTCTGGAACACGCTCAGCCTGGCTTTCGTCGCGATCTGCATCGGTGGCTTGTACGGCGGGATCATGGAACGGCCAATGTCCGACTATATTCCTCATCTCGTTGCAGGTTACATGATCTGGACGTTGCTGCAGGCGTTGGTGAGCGAGGGTAAGGATGCCTTCGTGAGCAACGCCGCCGCCATTAGGGAAATCGCCGTCCCGGGAACAGTTTATGTCTATAAGCTTCTCTGGAAAAACCTGATCATCCTTGGCTACAACTCACTTGTTTATGTCGCGGTCCTTATCCTCTACCAAGTCTCACCATTTCCGAACATTCTTCTCGTATTGCCGGCTCTGGCACTCGTGTTGGTCAATGGGATCTGGGTAGGCCTTCTGCTGGGCCTTATCAACGTGCGCTATAGAGACTTCGGTCAGCTGATCCCGAATGCGATGCGTCTCGGATTTTTCGTAACACCAATCCTCTGGTACCCAGACAGCGTTAGCGGAATCCGAAGGATTTTCGTAGACTTCAACCCCTTCTATTATTTTATCGAGCTTATGCGTACGCCCCTCTTAGGGCAGGCGCCGACGTCTCTGATCTGGATCGTCGCTATCGGGATTACAGCGGTTGGCTGGGGTATCACTTTGCCGATTTATGCCCATTGGCGGCAGCGGATTGCCTTCTGGGTTTGA
- a CDS encoding nucleotide sugar dehydrogenase produces MHKDTLLKKLNDKTAVIGIVGLGYVGLPLSLRYSEVGYRVVGFDIDQSKVDILKQGQTYIEHIGSEGIARAIKNGFEPTTDLSRARDVDALILCVPTPLNKYREPDLSFVLNTVDALVPHLRAGQVMSLESTTYPGTTEEELRPRLEKAGFTVGEDAFLVFSPEREDPGNAKFSTHTIPKVCGGSTRACLEVGLALYGQVINTVVPVSSTQAAELTKLLENIHRAVNIGLVNEMKIIADRMGIDIHEVIRAAATKPFGFVPYYPGPGLGGHCIPIDPFYLTWKAREYGLHTRFIELAGEINSTMPEWVVEKIADALNEREKPIRGSKILVLGIAYKKNVDDMRESPSVELMTLLQAKGAEIAYSDPHVPTFPKMRRYAFDLKSVELTPETLAGYDLVLLATDHDRFDYDAIERHAKLIVDTRGRYLGARRNVVKA; encoded by the coding sequence ATGCACAAAGATACGTTGCTGAAGAAGCTGAATGACAAGACGGCCGTGATCGGCATCGTCGGCCTGGGCTATGTCGGTCTCCCGCTGTCTCTTCGGTATTCCGAGGTCGGATATAGAGTCGTCGGCTTCGATATCGATCAGAGCAAGGTCGATATCCTGAAGCAGGGGCAGACCTATATCGAGCACATCGGCTCGGAGGGCATCGCCAGGGCCATTAAGAATGGGTTCGAACCGACCACCGACCTGTCTCGCGCCCGCGACGTGGATGCGCTGATCCTATGCGTTCCGACGCCCCTCAACAAATACCGCGAACCGGATCTCAGTTTCGTCCTGAACACGGTCGATGCCCTAGTTCCGCATCTCAGGGCGGGCCAGGTCATGTCACTGGAGAGCACGACCTATCCCGGCACCACGGAAGAGGAGCTGCGGCCGCGGCTTGAGAAAGCCGGCTTCACGGTAGGCGAAGACGCGTTTCTCGTGTTCTCGCCGGAGCGCGAGGATCCGGGCAACGCCAAGTTCAGCACACACACCATTCCGAAAGTCTGCGGCGGCAGCACCCGGGCCTGTCTCGAGGTTGGTCTGGCTCTTTACGGACAAGTGATCAACACGGTCGTTCCGGTGAGTTCCACCCAAGCGGCCGAACTGACGAAGCTTCTCGAGAACATTCATCGTGCGGTCAATATCGGCCTGGTCAACGAGATGAAGATCATCGCGGATCGCATGGGAATCGACATCCATGAGGTGATCCGTGCGGCCGCAACCAAGCCGTTCGGCTTCGTTCCGTACTATCCGGGGCCCGGCCTCGGCGGTCACTGCATTCCGATCGACCCCTTTTACCTGACCTGGAAGGCGCGCGAGTACGGCCTTCACACGCGCTTCATCGAGCTGGCCGGTGAGATCAATAGCACGATGCCCGAGTGGGTTGTCGAGAAGATCGCCGATGCTCTGAACGAGCGCGAGAAGCCGATCCGCGGCAGCAAGATCCTCGTCCTTGGCATCGCCTACAAGAAGAATGTCGACGATATGCGGGAGTCGCCGTCGGTCGAGCTGATGACACTTCTTCAGGCGAAGGGCGCTGAGATCGCCTACAGCGATCCGCATGTCCCGACTTTCCCGAAGATGCGGCGCTATGCGTTCGATCTCAAAAGCGTCGAGCTGACGCCGGAGACGCTGGCGGGCTACGATCTGGTGCTGCTGGCCACGGACCACGACAGGTTCGACTACGACGCCATCGAGCGGCACGCCAAGCTCATCGTGGATACCCGGGGACGGTACCTGGGTGCCCGCCGCAATGTGGTGAAGGCGTGA
- a CDS encoding glycosyltransferase family 2 protein has translation MRILAVAVTYNPEIALLAQVLEAVSPQVQGLVVVDNGSANVREIRRIVTGNDGQIIEIPGNIGIAAAQNKGVSRARDDGFTHVLLLDQDTVLAPGMVRDLADHLDALTHGSEAVAAIGPAYFELNSRRQTRAYRADRLRVSRLPLDAETRPVASDFIIASGSLVPLSVLEAVGGFKEDLFIDLVDVEWCFRARAAGYRSYLSPTAAVEHRLGSGTVQIGARQVAVHVPIRNYYWVRNALWLARQPYTPLAWRLYFISRSLAFLGTYTVMADKRALRLKLILRGIRDSVAGRLGPLGG, from the coding sequence ATGCGCATCTTGGCCGTCGCGGTCACTTATAATCCGGAGATTGCGCTGCTGGCCCAGGTGTTGGAGGCGGTGTCGCCCCAGGTGCAGGGTCTCGTCGTCGTCGACAACGGGTCGGCCAATGTCAGGGAAATCAGGCGGATCGTCACTGGGAACGACGGTCAAATTATTGAAATCCCTGGAAATATCGGCATTGCCGCAGCTCAGAACAAAGGCGTCTCTCGGGCCCGGGACGACGGCTTCACCCATGTCCTGCTGCTCGACCAGGATACGGTTCTCGCCCCCGGCATGGTGAGAGATCTGGCGGATCACCTGGATGCCCTCACCCATGGGTCGGAAGCGGTCGCGGCCATAGGGCCGGCCTATTTCGAACTCAACAGCCGGCGGCAAACGAGAGCTTATCGCGCCGACAGGCTTCGTGTCTCGCGGCTCCCCCTGGATGCGGAGACCCGGCCGGTCGCAAGCGACTTCATCATCGCCTCGGGCTCCCTGGTGCCCCTGTCGGTTCTAGAGGCGGTGGGAGGGTTCAAGGAAGACCTCTTCATCGATCTCGTCGACGTGGAATGGTGCTTCCGCGCCCGGGCAGCCGGATACAGGAGCTATCTCTCTCCCACGGCTGCCGTCGAACATCGGCTCGGGAGCGGAACCGTGCAGATCGGAGCGCGCCAAGTAGCCGTCCATGTGCCCATACGGAATTACTACTGGGTGAGAAACGCTCTCTGGCTGGCCCGTCAACCCTACACACCCCTCGCCTGGCGCCTCTATTTCATCAGCCGAAGCTTGGCTTTTCTTGGTACTTATACAGTCATGGCCGATAAGCGGGCGCTCAGACTCAAGCTGATCCTCCGCGGCATTCGTGACAGCGTCGCCGGCCGCCTCGGCCCATTAGGCGGCTGA
- the rfbB gene encoding dTDP-glucose 4,6-dehydratase, with amino-acid sequence MAKRYLVTGGAGFIGSAVVRKLVSGTSHQVLVVDKLTYAGNLDSLNPVASSDRYRFVRADIADAQQMQAVISEYQPDVIMHLAAESHVDRSIDGPGEFVQTNVVGTFTLLQAALAYWNRLDAARRDAFRFHHISTDEVFGSLGEEGFFHEEYPYQPNSPYSASKAASDHFVRAWHHTYGLPTLITNCSNNYGPYHFPEKLIPLMILNALEGKPLPVYGKGENVRDWLYVEDHAEALILVAEKGRVGENYNIGGWNERTNIDVVRSICHLTDEMAPSDAIGPREKLISYVTDRPGHDLRYAIDASKIERELGWRPAETFESGLRKTVAWYLDNQAWWERIRSGVYRGERLGAAV; translated from the coding sequence ATGGCAAAGAGATACTTGGTCACTGGAGGCGCCGGATTCATTGGATCGGCCGTCGTTCGCAAGCTTGTTTCGGGCACGTCGCATCAGGTGCTCGTCGTCGACAAGCTTACCTATGCAGGTAACCTCGACTCCCTTAACCCTGTCGCAAGCAGCGATCGTTATCGATTCGTGCGCGCTGATATCGCTGACGCCCAACAGATGCAGGCTGTGATCAGCGAGTACCAGCCGGACGTGATCATGCATCTTGCCGCCGAGAGCCATGTTGATCGTTCGATCGACGGCCCAGGTGAGTTCGTACAGACCAACGTCGTAGGCACCTTCACACTGCTCCAGGCGGCCTTGGCCTATTGGAACAGGCTGGACGCCGCGCGCCGCGATGCCTTTCGTTTCCATCACATCTCGACCGATGAGGTCTTCGGCTCCTTGGGCGAGGAAGGTTTCTTCCACGAGGAATATCCGTATCAGCCCAACTCGCCTTACTCAGCCTCGAAGGCTGCATCGGATCATTTCGTGCGCGCCTGGCACCACACCTATGGCCTGCCGACGCTAATCACCAACTGCTCCAACAACTACGGCCCATATCATTTCCCCGAAAAGCTCATTCCCCTCATGATCCTGAACGCGCTCGAGGGAAAGCCTCTGCCGGTTTACGGCAAGGGCGAGAACGTGCGCGACTGGCTTTACGTCGAGGACCACGCTGAGGCTCTGATCCTCGTGGCCGAGAAGGGTAGGGTGGGCGAGAACTACAACATCGGCGGTTGGAACGAGCGCACGAACATTGATGTCGTTCGCTCCATCTGTCACCTTACCGATGAGATGGCGCCGAGCGATGCGATTGGACCGCGAGAAAAGCTCATCTCTTATGTGACCGATCGGCCCGGCCACGATTTGCGCTATGCCATCGACGCCAGCAAGATTGAGCGCGAACTGGGATGGCGCCCGGCCGAGACCTTCGAGAGCGGTTTGAGGAAAACCGTCGCGTGGTATCTTGATAATCAAGCCTGGTGGGAACGTATTCGCTCGGGAGTGTATCGGGGTGAACGGCTGGGAGCGGCCGTCTAG